A window of Acetonema longum DSM 6540 genomic DNA:
CTGACCAAAGCAATCCGTGGGGGCGTTGAACGACTGATTGACCAGGCGGCAGAGATGGCGGGCCTAAGACGCACAGATATCTATGAACTGGTGTTTGTCGGCAATACCTGCATGAACCACCTGTTTTTAGGAATTCATCCCGCCGGGCTGGGACAGGCTCCCTATAAGCCGGTTTTGAGAGCCCCGGTCTGCTGTCTAGCCAGTTCGCTTGGCTTGACAATCAATTCGGCCGGGTTTGTCTATTGGCTGCCTAATGTATCGGGATTTATCGGTTCAGATACCATTGGCGCGTTGCTGTCTAATCCTGTAGACCAGGATGAAACAGCTCGGCTGGTAGTGGATATCGGGACCAACGGGGAAATGGCTATAGGGGTTGGCGGGCAAATATGGGCATGCTCTACCTCTGCCGGGCCGGCATTTGAGGGAGCCTGCATTAAGAATGGCATGCGCGCAATGCCCGGAGCTATTGATGCGGTACAGGTTGTCGGTGAAGACATAAACTATCATATTATCGGTAGTTATGAGCCGAAAGGGCTGTGCGGCTCGGGTCTGGTGGATGCAGTTGCGGGGTTTTTAAAAACCGGCGTTATCGACATAACCGGCAGATTTCAATCAGATAATTTAACTTCGTGGCCTGAAACCCTTAAAGAGCGAGTTGTTCCATGGCAAGGCAGCCACGCCTTTATTCTTGCCTTGCAAGAAGGTAAAGGGGAACCGATTATGATCACCCAGAAGGACATTCGTCAGGTCCAGCTCGCCAAAGGAGCTATAGCGGCCGGTATAGAGATAATTGTTAAAGAAGCCGGACTTCGCCTGGAAGAGATCGGTGAACTCTACGTGGCCGGCGCTTTCGGCAACTACCTTGATAAACACAATATGTGCGCCATCGGGTTGTTGCCCCTTGCGCTGGAAAACGCAATCATTCCCGTTGGCAATGCTGCCGGAGAGGGCGCCGTACTGGCGCTGCTTTCAGCGTCAGCCCGCCACGAAGCCTTCAATATAGCTGGACGGGTGCGTTACATAGAACTGGCTGGGCGGTCGGATTTTCAGGATATATTTGTGGAGGCAATGACCTTTCCGGCATCAATGTCTTTCGACCTCCTATAGTATGCGGCAAAAACGCGCATCAGGGGCTCCCTGCAGAGTTTTCAGGTGAGCCCCTGATGCATTTTTTCAGTTTAGAATCATTATGATCCGGGAATAATCATCTATTCGGCTGTGATTCTCACAGATATAGCGCCTCATCGGCCATGCCGGCTGTGTTCCGGAGGATCCTGTCGGCAGCAGCCGGGCAGGCATGGCGGAATTTGGGAAAAGCCAGGCTGGATAGCACCAGGATCTCTGCATCCGTAGCAGCGGTAATGTCTGCAGCCTGTTTGGGATGCTCCACCAATCCGTTGGCGCCGAATTCCCGGCCGGGCAAAATACGCAGTTTATTTCGCAATGAGCAGGGCGGTTCCAGTTCTCCGGAAATTAAAATGTTCAGATCGTAGCTTGAGATGCCGGAGGTTACGACCTGATCACCCGCCCGGCATTGCACCACGATGCCGCAGCAATGCAAGAACTTTCGCGCTTCTTCCGCCGATAGTCCATATAGTATCGGCATCACCCGTTCAGGGGTATGCGCCAGCCGCTGTTGCAAAAAAGCCCATAGTTCTTCTTCGCCAATAAGCTGGCTGTTCAATATAGTAGAATTTTCTGTGAATTCGGAGTAGAACCAATCGACAATAGCTCTGTTTTGCAACTTCCTTTTTCTAGCCAGGCGAAAAAACGGAGAGCGCACCGTTCGTAAATGTTCTATGTCATCTAATAAAAGAACATAGGGTGCCAGCAAACCGTAGCCGGGATCAATGAAATGCTGACCAACTTGATGAAACCCTAACTGCTCATAGAAGCGCAGCAAATACAGATTGCACACTCCGAACCCAAACTGAACTTGATCGCAGCACAGTTCATAAACTTTAGCTGAAAGCATAGGAGCTGCAATAGAATTACGATATGCTGGCGCTATCAAGAGTTTTGAGCTATAGGCAAATTTTGCTTCGTTATTTTGCCCATAGTATTTTTGGAACCGATCCAGAGAAAGATTTTTGGCCCAAAAGGCTGGAAAATCTATAAGCCGCCCGATGTTTACTCGTACTGTACCAATAATTTGTTGTCCCGCTTTTGC
This region includes:
- a CDS encoding ASKHA domain-containing protein, which codes for MNRVVLTIMPQGRALKAEPGTGLLENLRAILGEDFESPCGGAGLCGKCQVMIQCGEIWVSALACQTRVDRNMTVLLPDGSLGQEQILRQGAVSEKYALEPTIRKMLLDTVNRSKAGDGYRSQMDWLVDQVGKVGREKECDPGLARQLADLLQSGSAFITAVVYNDQIVSLEPGDTREILFGMAFDIGTTTLVGYLLNLNTGTRIATVSAMNPQRTYGADVISRVNHTNTLPDGLEQLTKAIRGGVERLIDQAAEMAGLRRTDIYELVFVGNTCMNHLFLGIHPAGLGQAPYKPVLRAPVCCLASSLGLTINSAGFVYWLPNVSGFIGSDTIGALLSNPVDQDETARLVVDIGTNGEMAIGVGGQIWACSTSAGPAFEGACIKNGMRAMPGAIDAVQVVGEDINYHIIGSYEPKGLCGSGLVDAVAGFLKTGVIDITGRFQSDNLTSWPETLKERVVPWQGSHAFILALQEGKGEPIMITQKDIRQVQLAKGAIAAGIEIIVKEAGLRLEEIGELYVAGAFGNYLDKHNMCAIGLLPLALENAIIPVGNAAGEGAVLALLSASARHEAFNIAGRVRYIELAGRSDFQDIFVEAMTFPASMSFDLL
- a CDS encoding N-acyl amino acid synthase FeeM domain-containing protein yields the protein MATTIRENTYVQVDERENITIGMAANFLEKTEIYRFRYQVYAEEMSKRFPAMDHANKLLFDDLDKWGVLLYAKAGQQIIGTVRVNIGRLIDFPAFWAKNLSLDRFQKYYGQNNEAKFAYSSKLLIAPAYRNSIAAPMLSAKVYELCCDQVQFGFGVCNLYLLRFYEQLGFHQVGQHFIDPGYGLLAPYVLLLDDIEHLRTVRSPFFRLARKRKLQNRAIVDWFYSEFTENSTILNSQLIGEEELWAFLQQRLAHTPERVMPILYGLSAEEARKFLHCCGIVVQCRAGDQVVTSGISSYDLNILISGELEPPCSLRNKLRILPGREFGANGLVEHPKQAADITAATDAEILVLSSLAFPKFRHACPAAADRILRNTAGMADEALYL